DNA from Equus asinus isolate D_3611 breed Donkey chromosome 22, EquAss-T2T_v2, whole genome shotgun sequence:
TAGTCCTGCCTGTTGCTCACCCTCCAGAACCCAAGCAGTTCAAAGTTATAGGCAGAAGGCTTTGACCACTGTATTTCAACCCCAAGTCCTATATAATTGTGAGTAGTGTCTCTCAACAGGAATCAAAGCTTGTATCCAATGTTACTCTATTCTCTAACAAGTGACTTTTGAATTTTAGTAAGACTGTAAAAAGGTGTTTTGGGAGACGTTTGAAGGACAGCAGAGTAAAATGTTAGGGGACAAATATAGTCTCCTATGTATGAGATCCTGGGAAAGTGTTCCTGTTCTCTCAATCCAGCAAAAATGCTTCCctgatgtttattttttactaCACAACCTGAGTATCTCCCACTAGAGGTAATTCCCTGTATTTCATGGGCAGCTCCACAAAGCATACTTGAGAGGGTAAAACATTCTGTTGTTAGTATGACAACACAATAAATCAAGGCATTTTCTTACGCTGTTCTGCATAAGTTTACCCAGTATGTTCCAGATGAGACTAAGACGCTAACAGATATTGATTTTTGCAAGGGCAGAAGTTAGAATATTATGGGTGCACAGGGCTGAGGCCAGGTTGAGGAGAGCTTGGTGGGCACCATATGTGGGCACTTGGAATCTGGATCCGAAGACAAGGAAGGATAATAAGAATGCTTCTCAACTTCAACATTTGGTCTAGTGTGATCACCCCTGAGTGATTCTACAGCACTTGGAAGAAAGCAGCTAATAGGCCAGCCATTTATGACACACCCAAGGCAGACTCTTGTCCATAAATCCAGAGTCAGAGGCTCTGAACTGTGATCCAAGCACATGGCGGGAACAGACACTGCACCCTCAGTGGGAAGGAAAAAGCCATATTTCCCCAGTCTCTGGAGAAACTCACTTCAAGATCATTGTGGGACATACGCTGAGACAGCCAAGAGAAAACCATTCATGCTGCAAACTAATTGGGGTCTCCTGGGAAGAtcctgtcccccccccccccccgtaatGAGACAAACTGGAAACTCTAGAGACAGTGACTGCAAATGGGAAACATTTCTGTTGCTACAGATGTAATCAATTATTATTGTTGAATACCAACTATTGCCCCTAACTCGGAAATAAAGCCCTGGACATTGATTCATCTAGTTCCCTGAAGGCTACTTGACAGACAGCATCACAAAGAGGGAGTTGGTCATTTTCTCAAAAGGTAAAGAGGAGAAATGGATCCGTCAAGTAAACGGTTGAGAAGGAGTGTTCTGCAGTGGTTGTGAGTCTGGTTTCTGTGGTCAGACTGCTTGTATTCATATTCCTGCTGTACCGCATGCTCTGTCAACGACCTCGGACACAAGTCTAAGTATTTCCGGATCTCAGCTTCCTCAATTGCAAAGTGAGGATTAAATCACAACCAACCTCAGAGAGTTGCTTTGAGAATCAAATGAGGTAATCTAAGTGTTTAACATAGTATCTAACATTTAGTAACTGCCGCATAAATCTTACCTATTATCATTACCATCCCTGGAAAGCTTGTGAATTAAGCTGAATACAGCCAAGGGGAGTCTTTGCCCTGGCGTCTCCCACGAAAACCTATTCTTAAGGTTTTCCTATCTCAGGAAATTCCTCATTAGAGTGTATTCttcatttgaaaacataaacatgcTGGGATGAGTAACATATACATGATTTTCAGCTTCTGAGACCTTAGGTGAATTTATTTTCCAGATCTTCTACAACGCTGATGGTACGTTTTCCCTTAAGTAATGTAGAGACTTGGAAAAGAGCTGGAATGGACCAGGTATCCTTGGAAGACAAGGAAACACATTAGAAGTAGCAACCTTCCTAATGGGTGACTGGAAGCcaggaaaaccaagaaaatgatttctgaaactctctcctaACTTGACACAGTGGGAAAAAAGCGTGGAAGTCAGATCTAGGAAACCTGCACTCTTCCTCAGACTTTGCTCCTAAAAAGCCCAGTGACTGCTCCCCTCTGATTTCCACCTTCAAAGTTAGGAGGTTGGCTCAAATAATCTTTAGAGCTCTCAATTTACGTAGCCCTCTTAAGTCCTTGATCATTTTATTTATAGTACCCTGGCACTCATTtggctaagattttttttcttttttgttcctttataatagtttaaagagaaagagacagaccaACATGTACAGGCCATAACagcaatttcttataaattagTGGGGAGAATTACACGGAAGTTCTCAACTAATACAATGGGATGAAAGAAGACGGCTCTGAGACAAACTCAGAAGAGAGGATGGAAGCTCTGGTTACTGAGGGGATAGGAAGTGAAAGTCCCAAGGAACAACGTTTGAATTAAGAGATTTGGGTGGGGAACCACATTAGAAAGTGCAAAAGGTGCAGATTATAAATCTAAAAAGATTCGGAGAGAATAAGTCTCATGCTGTATCATGTGTAGTTGAATTATGTCATGATGAACAGACCTAAAGGCAAATATTACTGTTTTAGAATTTAAGGGGACCTTATAATTTTGTACTTAATTTCAAGGATagcagaaaacataaaatacattcaTGGAATATGGTAAGGGGGCAGGGGCAAATCCAGGGATAATGGAAAAGAAAGTGTGGGAGAGTGTGTGAACTCTGTTCACATAGAAAGGGGCAGCAAGTcctggaagaagaaatagaaagaataaataaaacacatttaatatGTGTCCTGTACCAGGCACGACTCTAAGAGCCTAAAAGaattaatttgtttaatatttacaaTAACCCAGGAAGAACATGCTCACTATTTCCATTCTGCAGACCATACGGTTGTTATTTGCACTTCACAGACCAGGAAATGAAGCCTGTTACTGAACTTTCCAAGGTTTCATGGCCATTAATGGTTCACCCAGGTCTCAGTCCCTGATCGCTCTTgttccagagcccacactcctAACCCCTACCTCTTATAACTAATCCAGATGGGCTCTCTCGGAGACCTAAGGACTGGGTCCCAAGCAGCCTCGGCCAGGCTCCTTCAGAGAAAAGGGGGTAAAGAGATGAACGGAAATGGAAACCATATTTCTaggccacccctccccctacactcctccctccaccacctCACTCTTAACCTCAAATAGGTTTAAAAAGATTAATTCTTATTGACTCTCAGGTACAGATGAAGTAGCCCAGTGTAATTACGAGGGATATCACTGATCttgttcattcaataaaaatttattgattaTCTGCTATGTTCCAGGCAAAGAGCTAGGGCTGGATTTACAGTGCTTTACAGAACAGATATGGGCTGTGTTCTCATGGAACTTGCTACCAAGAAGGGGATGAATCTATAATTACAAAttgtaataaaagaaatagaCAGAGTACTGTGCTTATAACATTGGAGGTAAAAGAGAACATAGGATTCTCCAGAAAGGCACCTTTCAGGGGGTTATATTTAAGTTGGCACCTGAAAAATTAAGATCCAGCCATGCAAGAATGTGAGCAGAGCAttgcaggaagagagaaaacattgcAAAATCTCTGGGATAGAGAAAACTCAGTATCTTCAGGGAACTGAGGACGACCAGTACAGCTGGATAAGCGAGAGACGAATTAGGGGCATAACGCAGTGATGAGACCACGAAGGCCCACCTAAACCAAAGGAAGGTGTCGGAATTTTATTCCAAGGGAAATGGAGCTCACGTATGATTTTGAAAGATCATTCTGGTTCTGTCTTTAGGAGGAAACTGTAAGAGTGTTTTTGTGCAGTTCAGAAAGGGCAGAGAGCTGAAAGGCATGAGGCGCTTCAAAGGAGAATGTGGATTATCACAGCGAGCGATGaagcagaggcaggcaggagaaAAATGTTAACTTCACAACCTTAACGATAGTCAGCCCTGTTTACCTCACATGGAACCAAGATGACGAGCACACCTTGAGGTATTATCGTCATGAAATGACAATTACAAACCATGCATATTTTTATGAtagtgtttttctgtttattaacaTAGACAGTGTAAAATAGCTTCATTTCCATGGGATTGTTAATCAAAGAATCCTTTTACTGTTGAATTAACACTACATCAACATAGTATACAAATCTTTAATGAGAGCCTCTGGCTGGTATCCAGCGTGATGCTCAGCAGGGGGAGTCCATAACATTATTGATTAACCATCAGTTAACTGCCaccccaatggcattcttcattaACAAATAAcgaacaaaataaaatcttaacttAGCTAAAATTTTCACCTCATCTCCCCGTTAACTCGTGCTGATGGTCTCCTTCCATGATCTACTTTCCCTCTTATTTTTACACACAGACCAGACTATAGACAGGAATCAGAGATGAAAAATTATACAGCACTAACAACATTCATCCTGGTGGGACTAACAGATGATCCAAACCTACAGATTctgctgtttatctttttgtttctaaCCTACTTGTTGAGTGTTGTCAGGAACCTGACCATCATCACGCTCACCTTGGTGGATTCCCACCTTAAAACGcccatgtattttttcctccGGAATTTCTCCATCTTAGAAGTGTCATTTACAACTGTCTGCATTCCCAGATTCCTCTACATAATTGCATCCGGGGACAATACTGTTACCTACAATGCTTGTGAGGCtcaattattttttgttatcaTCCTGGGTGTGACTGAGTTTTTTCTCCTGACAGCCATGTCCTATGACCGTtacgtggccatctgcaaacccctGCATTACATGACCATCATGAACAACAGAGTCTGCATCAAGTTCCTTATCGGTTGTTATATGTTAGCTCTGATCATCATCCTCCCACCGTACATCATGGGCTTGGAGCTTAAGTTTTGTGACTCCAATGTCATAGATCACTTTGGCTGTGATGCTGCTCCCATCCTGAAGATTGCCTGTTCGGACACGGAGTTCATAGAGCGGGTTGTCTTGGTCCTGGCTGTGTTGACGCTCTTTTTCGCCTCGGTGTGTGTAATTATGTCCTACACGCACATCATCAGGACCATTCTCAGATTTCcttctgtgcagcaaaggaaaaaggCTTTTTCGACATGTTCTTCCCACCTAATTGTGGTTTCTATCACTTACAGAAGCTGCATCTTCATCTATATcaaaccacatgcaaaagaagggcTTGCTGTGAACAAGGTGGTGTCAGTGCTCACCACCTCAGTTGCCCCAGCAATGAACCCCTTCATTTATACTCTGAGGAACAAGCAAGTGGTACAAGCTTTCAAAGACATGAACAAAAGGGTTGCATCTATCTCAAAGAACTAGAGGACCACTGAGAACGAAATGGCAAATGATAAAAGAATGCCCTATCTacactttatttttcccttatgGTATATTAGCCATGATTTTACATATCACAACCCTATTCTGTTATCCCTTGTGTCCTATATTGATACATGTATTAATTAACCTTTTTAGCTCAGTCTATTCCCAGACATACATGAGAATAAATCTGCAGTAAACATTTATAACCATACACCTGTTATTACTTACAGAGCCAAGATACGTAGACAGCATCAACTTACTCTCACATTGGTGCTCAGCTACCCCTGTTGCACTGACGATATGTCCTGATCTGAGTCCCAAGTTTTCCCTCACTCATGATCATCTACATCTATAGGAATGACCCTTATCATCCTGTTTGATAAAACTCATTGTTCTATTTCTCCCACTTTTCAGGGAGATTTAAATGTAGACTAAAATTTTCCTCTAactccatttgtttaaaagatttaCAACTTATTTTTCCAAAGGTCCAAGCTCTTTCTAGATAGAATTTCATATTCTTATCATCTGTATGTGTATCTGTGTTTATCTGGGtgcctttgtttcctcttttggaaTGTCAGCTTAACAGGATTAAGGGGCTAAGAGGACGGATGAAATATAAGTGGCAATTTATACTTGCATTCTGTTCTGTTATCCAAGTTGTTCACTATAATAATTGTTCTAGGTACAAAAAAAATGATCCAATTTCAATCACAAAGACTTACAAAATTAACCaatgaataaagaataatttttcagtttGAAGTTTTTGCCTTTTCAATTTCGCCCCTCTTTCCCACTACCTCTTCTTTCTTCAATGTTCTATTGTTTATCTGACGCTCTAGGAAGACATAGGCTGAACGAGGAGTCGGAGACACCCCCGGAAGCTCTCTGGCATTTACTACCACCAACTCAGACACATCTTTGAACTGCCTCATCACTTCCAGATTTCAGGAGGTGTTAGActgagagtgaggaggaggagtaAGGGAGCACTAGAAACAGGCAAGAAATTCCAGTGACACTTGGGCAGCTGTTCCAAGCTGATTTACAATACTACGAACTGGACCGTAATGGACCAGCAGTCCCAATATTCTTGGGGCTAGAACCAAAGAACGAGTGAGTCTTTTCTTATACTGGAAATTACATTAGGGGAATGAAGACTCATTCCCCCAGTCCATTCACAGTCTGTCCACTGCAAATCACTGGATGCAGAATATGCCTCTagaaacaaaatgagagaaaattttgTGGGCATTCTGAACTGTGGACTAAGCAAATCTTGGTTAATAAGTTAGATTATCGAGTCAGATTATCAAGCTAAAAGAGCAATTAAGGGACATATCCAGTTTGCTGAGGTAGATAAGAGTAAAGGTGAAGCTGtagataattatttttcttctctttttccttttctttttcacctaaCTTTGAGAATGAATAATCCCCTGATCACACGACATATTTATCCCTTtgattattttgttaatttatctCTCTTTCAGTGGGCACTAAGCTCCATAAAGCCAAGGACTGTGTCTACTTTTACTTACCAACTGTATTTCCAATAGAGTCAAACTCTACTCCATGCACCTCTTCCAGTGGGCTGAAGATAGCCTCCACCATtcttgccctgcccccaccctgat
Protein-coding regions in this window:
- the LOC106822823 gene encoding olfactory receptor 6C2-like; this translates as MKNYTALTTFILVGLTDDPNLQILLFIFLFLTYLLSVVRNLTIITLTLVDSHLKTPMYFFLRNFSILEVSFTTVCIPRFLYIIASGDNTVTYNACEAQLFFVIILGVTEFFLLTAMSYDRYVAICKPLHYMTIMNNRVCIKFLIGCYMLALIIILPPYIMGLELKFCDSNVIDHFGCDAAPILKIACSDTEFIERVVLVLAVLTLFFASVCVIMSYTHIIRTILRFPSVQQRKKAFSTCSSHLIVVSITYRSCIFIYIKPHAKEGLAVNKVVSVLTTSVAPAMNPFIYTLRNKQVVQAFKDMNKRVASISKN